A segment of the Neisseria chenwenguii genome:
TGGCCAAAACCCAATATTCCCTGAGCGACAACGCCAAACTGCTCGGCCGCCCCGAAGGCTTCCGCATCAATGTGCGCGGCATCACCGTCTCCAACGGTGCCGGCTTCATCGTCGCCCTGTGCGGTAACATGATGAAAATGCCCGGCCTGCCGAAAGTGCCCGCTGCCGAGAAGATTGATGTAGATGAGAACGGGGTGATTAGCGGGTTGTTCTGATTTAGCTTGAACTTAACGGTTAGATAACTCGTCGCAAACTAACAGGCCATCTGAAAGCAGAGTGCAGCTTTCAGATGGCCTGTTTATGTGTAAATGCACACATAAATCTTGACGGCAAGATTGAGATGTGTAATTATACACACATGGCAAACCTGCCATACTTTTTCATATTTCAGACGGCTGAAAAGGATACAGCGATGACGAGCAGTGAAGTCATTAAGCTGCTTGAAGCCGACGGATGGTATTGTGTTGCCACCCAAGACAGCCACTGGCAGTACAAACACCCTGATAAAAAAGGCCGTGTAACGGTACCCCATCCTAAAAAAGACTTGCCGAAAGGTACTATCAACAGCATTTTGAAGCAGGCGGGCATCAAGTAACTCAAAAGCAGCAGGACTTTCCTGCTGCCTTTTGATATATCATGCCGATTAGTTGGACAACTCACGGGTCTGACATTTTCAAACTATGACCATATTGAGGGTTTTATTATGTTTATTCCGGTTGCCATTCATAAAGATGAAGAATCGATATTTGGTGTATCCGTACCTGATCTTCCGGGCTGTTTTTCATACGGTGAAACAGAGGAAGAAGCCTTGCATAATACCCGACAAGCTGTAGTATTTCATGTTGAGGGTATGTTGGCAGATGGTGAATTCGACAGCTTGACCCCCAGTAGAATTGCCGATTTGCAGGAATCTGGTGATTACGATGGTGCAACCTGGGCTTTGGTTGACGTGGATTTGAGCAAAATCAGCAACAAGCAAACCCGCTTCAATGTGAGCTGGCCAGAATATCTGTTGCGCCGAGTGGATGCCTATGCCGCCGCTCATCATGAAACCCGTTCCGGTTTCTTGGCCAAAGCCGCACAGCAGATGTTGCAACAGCAATCATAGCTCTGATTTCCAAATACAGGCCGTCTGAAATCAATCCTGTATAATTCCAAATCTTGCAAAAATTCCCAAAAAGGCCGTCTGAAATGCCCCAAAACGCAAACAATCTCTGCTGGCTCGATATGGAAATGACCGGCCTGAACCCCGAGACCGACAAAATCATCGAAGTGGCGGTGATTATTACCGACCAAGATCTGAACGTGTTGGTGCAGTCGGAAGTGTATGTCGTCCACCAGAGCGACGAGGTGTTGAACGCGATGGACGAGTGGAACACCGCCACACACGGCCGCACGGGGCTGACGCAGCGCGTGCGTGAGTCGAAGCTGACCGAGGCCGAGGTCGAGCAGAAGCTGCTGGACTTCATGGCCGCTTGGATACCCGAAAAAGCCACGCCGATGTGCGGCAACACCATCCATCAAGACCGCCGCTTTATGGTGAAATACATGCCGCGCCTCGAAGCGTATTTCCACTACCGAAACTTAGACGTTTCTACCCTGAAAGAACTCGCCCGCCGCTGGTACCCCGCCGTTGCCAAAGGCGTGGTCAAACGCGGTTCGCATCAGGCTCTGGACGATATTTTGGAAAGCATCGAGGAAATGCGCTACTACCGCGAACATTTTTTGAAACTGCCTGAGTAGGACGTTTGGTAAGATTAAGGCCCGAGACCTTTGCAAAAATCAGAAATATCCGCCTAAAGGCCGTCTGAAACGGTAAACACCTTAACGGACGTCATTCCCGCCTGCGCGGGAATGACGTCCGTGAAAGTTTCAGACGACCTCTTCGGTTTTTGCAAAAGGTACCATACACACTATATAATATATAGTAATAGTAAATATAGTAATAGTAAATCTGTTTCAGACGGCATAAGCTTCAGGTCTGACTGAATCAAATTGCGGCAAATGCCGGTCGGCTTAAATTTAATTAAAGGGCGTGATTTTTGAGGCCTTAACAAAAAAATACACTACCCGCAAGGAATAACCGCTCAAATTTGCCGTAGTGTTGTAAAAAAACATATACGACAGAATTTATACATAACCAAATGATTATAAAGGGAAAAAATCAGTCGTTCTTCGGTAGGGGAGGCGGGATTTGAAAAAAATACGGCACAAAACGCAAATAAAGTTTGTTTTTTTGCGCCCTACCCATTATAGTAAAGCTGTGGAATCGCTGATTCCCAGCGATGTAAAAGCGTAGGTAGCTTCATTCGAACTACTTAAGTTGTTTCTTCATAATAGAAAAGGAATACAGCAATGAAAAAATCTCTGATTGCTCTGTCTTTGGCTGCTCTGCCTGTTGCCGCAATGGCTGACGTGACCCTCTACGGTCAAATCAAAGCAGGCGTTGAGGTTTCTAAAGTTAAAGTAACCACCAACGGTAACACCCAAAAATCTGCTACCGCTTCAGAAATCGCCGACTTCGGTTCGCGCATCGGTTTCAAAGGCCACGAGCACTTGGGTAACAATCTGAATGCCATTTGGCAATTGGAGCAGAATGCTTCCGTAGCCGGTACTGATAATGGTTGGAGTACCCGTGAGTCCTTCATCGGTTTGGAGGGCGGCTTCGGTAAAATCCGCGCCGGTAAACTGGATACCACCGTTAAAAACACTGACGATGCCATCGACCCTTGGGAAT
Coding sequences within it:
- a CDS encoding type II toxin-antitoxin system HicA family toxin — protein: MTSSEVIKLLEADGWYCVATQDSHWQYKHPDKKGRVTVPHPKKDLPKGTINSILKQAGIK
- a CDS encoding type II toxin-antitoxin system HicB family antitoxin, with the protein product MFIPVAIHKDEESIFGVSVPDLPGCFSYGETEEEALHNTRQAVVFHVEGMLADGEFDSLTPSRIADLQESGDYDGATWALVDVDLSKISNKQTRFNVSWPEYLLRRVDAYAAAHHETRSGFLAKAAQQMLQQQS
- the orn gene encoding oligoribonuclease, whose translation is MPQNANNLCWLDMEMTGLNPETDKIIEVAVIITDQDLNVLVQSEVYVVHQSDEVLNAMDEWNTATHGRTGLTQRVRESKLTEAEVEQKLLDFMAAWIPEKATPMCGNTIHQDRRFMVKYMPRLEAYFHYRNLDVSTLKELARRWYPAVAKGVVKRGSHQALDDILESIEEMRYYREHFLKLPE